The nucleotide window cggaaggcaggtgctcaaccgctgagccaccccggcgtccccaAGGTGCCTAATCTATCAGGGCTCTGGGACCCAACTCCAAGTCAGAGCTCCAGACGCCATCCAGTGGCCACTAGGGAGACTGCAGGAGGAAAGAGCTGGACAGGAAAGAAAGGCCCGAGGACAGTCCCCACCAGTCctggacaggaaggaaggagggagtcaCCCTTTGCACTCAGTGCTCCCTTCATCAGCTGAGGACCCGCTCCTAGTTAGCCTCCCAGGCCACTGCCTCATCTGGCTGGGGTTCTCTCACTGCGTGATCTTGGGCAGGCAAATCTGTCCTCTCAGCCAGGTGTGTTGATGAGCTGATacgccaggcactgtgcttagcACTTCAGCTCGCCTGACACTCATGTACGGGTAAGATCTCAGGTATCCTGCTCCCCCATACTCCAGTTGTTCCTGACCACACACATTCATGCCATACAGAAACTCCAGCCATGGGTTAGGTCTAGGCTCCAGGGCTCCTCCTCCAGGACTTCTCCCTGCTTACCTGCCCTCACCCATCACTCCATCTTCTCACCTGAAGGGCCCTCTTTCTGCTGCAAGTTATAGTCAGATGCACCTCACCCCCTCAGCCCTGAGctacccttcccccacccccaccacgggcttttctcaattatatttctccctcttctatCCTAACAAGGTGCCAGGTGTAGTACAGGTCTGCTCTGAGGTCAGTCTGTGGGGTTTCAGGCCTGTACatgtaggcagaataatggcctccccaaagatgtccacattctaGTCTCTGGAACATGTGTATATGCCACCTGACACGGCAAAGCGATTTTGCAGCTGTGATGAAGTTAAagcttgagatggggagattagtGTGGTTTATCTGGGTCAGAGCAATATAGTCACAAGGATccttgtaaaatggagacaggAGAGTCAGATAAGGAGCTGTGACACCAGAAGCAGAGGTGAAGGTGACACGAGGTCACAAACCAAGGAAATCAagtagcttctagaagctggaaaaggtaagaaaacagaAGCTTTCAGAAGAAATGCCACCCTACCAGCCCGtttcagacttctgatctccagaactataaggtaataaatttgtgttgtgtaaagccactgaatttgtggtaatttgtcacagtGGCCATAGGAAACTAGTATACCCTGGTTCTGCCTCTTACCAGGTCTGTGACTTTGGGAAACTTAAtctctctatgcctcaatttcctccctgtaaaatggggatgataaagGCGATAACTCCTACCTCATAAAGTTGtctgaggataaaatgaaaacacctgCAAATCACTTAGAATAATGCCCAAGACTAAATATCCTAGCTATTAGTATAGATTAATAGCTACCATTCATTGAGGGCCTAATATGTACCAGGCACAACGTCAGGTGCCTTGGAATAACTTCCTCCATTCTCACCATCACATCTGGGGGTAACAattttaatccccattttacagataaggaaacaaaccCAGAGTAATTGGCCACAGTTTGGAGGGCTGGATTATTTTAATCTTAGTTTCTTACATGCACTTGGGAAATAGCATGCTTTGTGCTCCTGCCTGATAGAcggttggtttgggttttttgggatttttttgttttttagggggagggggtgcagagagtGGGTCACAGCCTGAGTGGAAGCTCTGGCCACAAGTCCTGGCTCacacctcctcttcttccttcgtAGTACAGGCGGGAGATACAACCCAAGCGAAACACATCTATCCGCTGGGGGATGGAGGGGCGCAGACTTGCTCAGACCCCGAGGGTTCGCGCTGAGCCCCCTCCCTTCCCGCAGCCCGCATAAGGAGCCGTCTGTTCGCGGCTGAATAAACAAGCGGGGGAAGCAGCAccgggccccctgccccccggcccgACCCCCGCACAATGCGCCTTTCTCCGAGGAGACGCAGCCCGGCGCCGTCGGAGCGCGCGGAgtctggcctcccctccccctggcgGCACAGCAAGACCCACAAACCGATCCggtggaaaccaaaaaaaaattttttttttaagaaaaagaaaacaaaaaggaaatccaACAAAGAACCGAGCGCAGCACGCAGCGAGGGCGTGCGGACCTCGCGCGCCCCTCCGTCTCCTGCAATCGGCTTCTCGTCCAGGCGAGGCCAGCTCGAGCGCAGCGCTGGGAGCCCGCCAGCGCCCCCTCCTCGACAGCCCAAGGCCCCGGGGCCCCGAGGCTGCGCAGCCCTGGCGCCCCGACGGCGCACGCAGGGCACAGTCCGCGGGGCCGCGCCCCTGCCCGGCTCCCGGCCACCGGCGGCCCTCACTTCTGGGTGGCCAGCTGGTTCTCCAGATCCTCCAGGCGCGCCGTCAGCTGGGCCAGTGAGCGGTTAAGGAAGCCGCTGAAGGTCTCGGGGGTCCtacacctcccctccagcccgGGCCCCCGACCCGCAAAAGGATATGGTTCTGGGTCAGCTTCTCGAGCGCCCCCAGCGTGCGGCCCTGGAACTCCACGAGGCTTTCGCATTCGCACAGGCTCCGAAGCTCTGTACCCGCGCCGATGCCCTCCTCTGCCAGGCAGGCACAGAGAGTCAGGGGAATGAGAATCTGCAGGGGGATGAGCCGGCCCTGGCAAGGGCCCCCCATACACCCCCACCCGCCTGTGGCTGAGTATGTGGCCTCGGATTCAAACAGACCTGGGATGAATACCAGCTAGGCGGCTGTGAGATCCGGCAAAGCCCCCTCGACCTTTCTAACTCCGAGTTTCCTTGTCCGTAAAAATGGATACAATGAGAAAACCTATTCACTGGATGGTGCTGAGAATTCtatgaggggtgtgtgtgtgtgtgtgtgtgtgtgtgtgtgtgtgtgtacatcttgGAGGAGTATTTACCAAACCTTAATGCGCATTGAAATCACCAGatcttattaaaatatagattctgaTTCTGAATGGTGAAGGAGCTGAGGCCCCACATTTCTAATAAGCTACcgggtgatgctgatgctgcgtctgtggaccacactttgTAGCAAGAGTCCAAATGACAGCAGCACTCTCCAAATGAAACTTCGTGCAGTGATGGGAACGTTCTGTTTCTGGTCTGTCCAGTGGCATAGCCACAAGCCACATGCAGCTATTTGACATTTGAAATCTGGCTAGTGTGATTAAGgaactaaaatttttaactttttaaagtaatttaaattaagTGGGCACATGTAACTAGTAACTGCCTTATTAAATAGGGAATATCTAGTGTACTGCCTAGCTCAGCTATACACTTTATTGTATATTTCAATCAGACCAGcaattctcaaagtgtggtccctggaccagcactGTTAGGATCACCTAGAAAGTTATCAGAAATGCAGATTATCAGACtccacctcagacctactgactcagaaactctggggatggaGGCCAGCAATTGGTGTTTTAACAAACCATCCAGGTGAATCTGATGCATACGGATGTTTAAAAACCACTaatccaaagaaacaaacaaaaaaaccactgatCCAAGTCTGTCTCCACACACATTTCAACATTTCTGAAATCAAAATATGTGCCTTACAATTAAATTTGTAAGTCTCTTAGCAGTACATAAAATAATGGAGAATCTTACAATAAATGGTATTGTAGATTTCACCAAATTTTGTAAACATCTGTCCTTTTTAATATGACAGCTCAATGCCTGGTGCTTGGCCTTCACAAAAGAGTTGCTCTTATGATTTAAGAGTGATTTCTTAGTCTAATTGGACCTTAGTAAATTGTTGTATGATATGTGTCATCAATGGTATCAATAACAGTCCTAACTTGACACCTGGGGTGACCAAgggcagagaaggggaaagaactGCCCAAGGTCATTTGGCCAATTGGTGAAGAGCCTCAACCACAGTCTTCTCTTAGAATTTTAGAGAAATCTGCAAGTGTGCAAGCATGGGCAGCCAACACCCTCCCCTGTTACAGAAGAGGGAAGTTATGGTAGAGGtggaggttaagtgacttgcccaaagtcacactgtGGGGGATGTAAGAGGACAGGAAGGGCCCAGAAAGAGCAGCTAATCCAGTGCCTCTACAATACCCTATCTGAATTAGCctggagagagtgagtgagagagagagagagagagagagaagtaggtaggtgtatatgtgtgtatatgcagcACATACATACAcgtgtatacacatgtatgtgtctatacatatatatgtatgttaataaaactactttttaaacCAGATTCTCTAGGCCAGCCCAGCCCTCCTGAACCTAGCTCTGGACAGGGCCTGGTAATGTGAGTCACATCTCTGGCCTGGGTTAGAGTCTAAAGACTCTGTGGTAAAAATTACCCCCGAGAAGTTCCCTATATGACCTATAAAGTACAGTACATGAGgtttgaagcctgcttctctttcacAGATAGAGTTGTTCCTTTTTCCTCACCTGAGCACCAGATGAAGTAGATGGATTGAATTTATGGGCAATATTGTCGAAAAAAATACATGTCTTTGCATACTTGCCCCTTACCAGGTCTGTATAGTTGAATTCCAACAAGTTAAAGGAATATATGATGTGACTCTGCTAACAAGGAATCTGACATGCTCTTGAAAAAGTTTCCTCAAATTACTGTGAACACCCACTAATTTCAGGGGCAGGTAGCCAGCCTGGTCTAGTGCTTAACTTCCATGAACATCCTCAGGAACCACCTCAGGGTCCTGTTCAATTACGAAATCTGATTCATTAGGTCTGGAAAGCTCTAGAAATGCTGTAGTTCTAACATGACAACCCTGCCACTGGTCCACGGACTACTACTTGTTACTTGGGGTAACAAGGCTCTGTCTAGGGAGTCCAACCCCAGGCTATAGCTCTTCCAAGCAGATAGGGTTGAATAGGAGGGGGAAAGATCGGAGGCTGGGCACTGAGTGAAGTTGGACGTGCTCACCCGGGCAGATACTGCCTCTGAGGTTCTCCAGCAGGTGCGTCATGGTGCCAAAGTCGGGGGAGTAGGACACGTGCAGCTCCGCGGGCTCGGAGGCGATTTGGCGCAGCTCCTCCTCCACCGCCTTGCCCACGCCCACGGCGTACATGACGATGCCTACCCGGGGTGAAGGACATGGGGCGTCACAGGCCTCAGGAaagatcccccaccccccacgcccaACCCAACCCCTGGCCGGTGCATCCCGCACCAAGCCCACCTTCCTCCTTGGCGCGCCTTGCCCACACCGAGATGTCATCCTGGGAGCGGCCGTCTGTGAAGACCAGGCCCACGCGAGGCACATTGAGGGCGCGGGGCCGTGCGCCCTGCGCCTCGGAGAAGCTATGCTCCACCATGTGGCGCAGCGCCAGCCCTGTCATGGTCCCACGCTCCATGTATTCCACGGCCAGGACCGCCTGCTTGACCTCGGCCGCGGTGCCGTAGCGGCCCAGCGGGAACTCGGTGCGCACGCGGCTCGAGAACTGCACCAGTCCCACGCGCGTGCCCTCGGGGGACACGTCCAGGAAGTCCACGATCTGGTTCACAAAGCGTTTCACCAGCTCGAAATTCTGCGGGCGCACGCTCTTGGAGCCATCGACGAGCAGAACCAGGTCCACGTGGCCTTCCCGGCACCCTACAGGGAGGAGAGCTTGGGCTGGGGCCAGATCCTGGCCTGGCAGCAGCCATCCACCTGCCTGCTCATTCACCAACACTTATCATATAACATGTGAGTGCttcctgtgccaggcactgtactaaataataattatggtaatcatgatacataaataaaacattataacaataataaatttatgaacactaatatatattgaaaatatatgctGTTAATATATAAACAATCacaataataaacaaaaacataattccTTGACAGCGTACCATGTGCCAGATACTGGGCTAGGGCTAGGTGCTTTATACATTTTCTCTCAATCCTCCCAATAATCGTGGGTATTATCCCCACTTAATATAACCTTAGGTTCTGAAGGATAAAGTAATTTGCTCCAGACTCCATAGCCAGTAGTGGCTGAGCAGGATTTGAAGCCAGATCTGTCTGACCGCAGAATCCATGCTCCTAAATCACTCTACAATGTTACCTCCTCTGTTCTGAATCAGGGATTTGGCTAGGCCCTGAAGGAGGTTTAACAATAAATGAACACAATTCTGATCCTAAGGAAATCAGGACAGAACAGAGCAGTCAGACATGCCATATGCCACAGCCAAAGAAGGTGCTAGAATAGAGGGGCATATAGGGAGCCCAAGGTAAGAATAAGTCACTCGTCCTGGAGTTGAAGAGGAAGGTTGCAAAGAGGTGGTAACATTTGATTTGTCCTTCCAAGAGTGAGCAGGAGTTCTCCAAGGTGGGAAGGGACATGCTGGATGGTGGGAGGAGCACATGCAGAGAGGCACGAAAGCTGGGAGCTGTCAGCACGCTCTGGAAAGGGCCGACCAGTATGGCTAAAATGTTCAAGTGTGCTAGGGAACCTGCTGACGGGGTTGGCTGAGATGAGGTGAGGTGGTGGTTTCAACATTTTGACCACATCCCacagtaacaataacaacaataatacaaTATGACACACTTTGTATGGTCGCATATAATTAAGTTTCATTAAATAATACTCTTTCCACATGCAGTAAgctctattttctcctttaaaaaaaaaaaactaatttgattTCATTACCCACTAATGTGGCTGCACTCACCATCTAAAAAACTCAGGGGTAACGCATCTGAACTCAGGGGTAGGCACTGGCAAGCCCAGAAGACTCTCGAGCAAGGGAGAAATAAGATCAAATGTGTACTTTTGATATTAACCGTGGCAGCAGGGTAGAGGATCGAGGGGAAAAAGATGGAGGCAGGACCTGGCAcgccctccatcccccacccccccatcaccagcacacacacattcacagcaCAGCCTTGGGCCATGGCAAGGGCAGAATCAAGGATGCGGAGAACCCTCCCACCCATCACTCACGGTTGCAGCTTTTGCCATCTGCCTGGAGTTGCTGGCCCTCAGGGCACAGGCAGCGGTAAGAGAGGCCCTCACTCACACACTGGAACTCACAACCATGGTCTACACCATTGCAAAGGTCCCGGGCTTAATGGAGAGATAAATCAGGATGAGTCAAGGTGGACTCTGCCAGCCAAGATCCCTTGCCCCTCCGCACAAACACAGGAGACCCCTCCTCACCCTGACAGCTCCTCCCATCCGGCAGCAAGTCGTGGCCCTCTCTGCAGCGGCACCGTGGCCCACCAAAGGTGCTGACACACTCATGCTGGCAGCTGTGGTTCCCAAAGCCGCAGTGGTCAATGGCtggtgggaaggaagagagagagcaagtgtcaCTTCCAATTGGAGCCATTGGGGATGGCTGGAGCACCGTCCAGGGTGCTAGTGGTGGGGCCTGCTCACCCCTGCAGCTTCTCTGGTCCTGCTGGAGTACAAAGCCAGCTCGGCAGCGACAGAAATAGGAGCCTGGGGAGCTGATGCAGTGGTGCTCACAGCCATGGGTCCCTCCAGTGCACAGGTCAATGGCTGAGGAAGAGGTGAGGTCAGCATATGCTCTGGGGCTGCACTCCTCAGCCCAGACAGAACAATCCTCTGAGGAGCTTTTTACAAATACCTATGCCTGGCTGGGCCCCAACCCTCAAGAGCCTGACTTAATTAGTCTGTGGTCATACACAGGCATCTCTATAAGCACAGGCCTCCTTCCTAGTGGGCCAGTTGTTCCTCCCTGCTACCATTCAAGGCCCAGCTGCACCCCAACATGCCTGTTACTAAGCCACGCATAAGAACAAGaagccgggcagcccgggtggctcagcagtttagcaccgccttcagcccagggcatgatcctggagacacgggatcaagtcccacgttgggctccctgcatggagcctgcttctccctccgcctgtgtctctgcctctctctctctcctctctgtgtattctcatgaataaataaataaaacctttaaaaaaaaaaagaacccacaatTGTAGAAGACAGGGCCCCTGCCCTCAAGATGGTCACTGACTTCAGAGGAGGGCCAGGCTCTGCCGCTCTACTtactgagcctccatttcctcatctgcaaaatgggaatataaTGGAGGAGTGCAATCGCTATTTACAACTTCCTTCTAGGGAGGACAAACTATTGCCTCCCTAGAAGGAATGAGTATCAAGCTGAGTATCTTGATGGTTTAGATGTGCAAAGATGACCCCAGAGCTGAGCTGGAAAATAGGGACTGGAGAGATGTAGATTGCCCTGCACACAAAAAAGTGAGAATTTGGGGTTCCTAGAAAAGATAtggaaatagagagagaaagaacaggagagaTAGTGTGAGCATGAGTACTTGTGTGGGCTGAGGTTACCAGTGAAAAATCACCTGTAATGTGGTGACAGAGGACTTCAGGGATCAAGGGTGTCTAAtacttaattattaatattaggtgtttcttttgtgtgtttgtttgacTTTAGTAGATGTAACACACACCTCTGTCCACCCCCCATCTTTAGTAAAATAGACATATGCACGACTTACGTATGCACACATCTGCCCTTGTGTGCACAAGTGTGCAAACCAAGGAAGACGCTGATTTACATGCATAGAACAAGAACAGCATGTGCGGGCTGAGAAATTAATTGAGGAGCCATAAATTGAATGAATTCAGCAGAAGCTCAGAGTGAGGGGTGACCATAGAATGTAAGCACTTAGGGAATTCCCAGAGATGTTACGGATAGATTCAAATGTTCACAGGTCATTGCATGAGGCTTCAAGCCAGCCTTTTCTAAGTTCCAGAAACAAAAGGACCCCAGCCAACATGTGCATTACTGGGAACACAAGACTTCATTTCCCCAGTTGTCGTGAGATTGAGAGATGATGTATGTAAAGCTTCAAGTGCATTGTCTAATGCTACATCGGCACTCCGCGAATGGTAGCTGCAGTCATGGTCAAAGGAgtggacacacatacacacaacaaaGCAAATCCCAATTGTATAAGGAAGATATAATGTGCCATACCCtttcagaagacaaaaatgaagaacCAGGTCTTGAGGCATTTGCAGGTGCAGAGAGAACCAGCAAGGGCAGCCCAGAAAGAGCTGAGATGCAGAAGCAGAAAGGAGCAGTGTatttggagggtggggtggggtatgGAGACCCTAACTGGAGACCCCAACAGTGAGTGCCTAAGTAACAGAAACAGTAGGAAGATCTGGATGTGAGAATTCACGAACAAGTTTAGGAGGCATATTGGGGCCATGTAGGAGACATGCctgaaataaaagagagaacatCGCAGATAGCACACTTACTGTGAGGTCAAGACTTCACCAAGGAATTGTGTAACCCCAGGCAATACCCTCCCTCAGACCCATAGAATAAGAGCACTgaacttttacttcctttttttttttttttttaacttttacttccAAAGGCCCTTCCAGACTCATTGGTCTGATGCTGGGGCAATGGGGAGCCACAGAAGGCTCAGGAGCAGTGAGAcagtaggggaggggcagctcTCACCCAAACAGCTCTTGTTATCTTCAGCTAGCTGGTAGCCAGGATTGCAGGCACAGCGGAACGTGCCTGGGGTGCTGACACATTGGTGCTGGCAGCCGTGTCGTCCCTCAGCACACAAGTCCTTTCCTGAGAACACACAACAGTAGAATCAGCAAGGGACAGATGGGCAGAAACCTCCAACAAGAAAAAGCTGGGTGGGGTCAGAGACAGGCACCAACCAAGCTCAAGTACAGCTTTAGATGGGACAAGATTCATTTGAGAGGGCCAATCCAGATAAGGGGGCTTAGGGAAAGAACAGGGCCTGGGCAGCCCCTATGAATAGGCTCAGAAGGGGTCACCGGGCTAGACGCGTCAATGGGATAGGGCAGGAATGCACAGGGGtaaggtgggggcggggggggggaagaggTACTAAATCAAGGTGGGTGAAATAATTCAAGGTGTGACTAGCACAGACCTTCAGCATTGTGGGAGGGACTAAAATGAGAGTGGGCGGAGCCATGCCCAGGTGGGCGGAGCCATGCCCAGGTGGGCGGGGCATGACTCTGCGGAGGGAGGGGTGCGATTGCTCGAAGCTTTGAAAGGAGGTGCTTTCTGTGTTGAGGGGCACTTTTAGGTTTGGCCTTAGGCCTGTGGTAAGCCACAGCAGCTCATCCGGGTGAGCAGGCACGCTAAACGTTGCTCCTCGTGGGCGAAACCTAGCAAAAGTGGGCGGAGCTGGAAGTTGACCCAGCAGCCCAGCGCCGCTCCACTACCTACCCGGTGGGCGGGGCTAGCGCTAGAGTGGGCGGAGCCTCGGGGGAGGAGGGTCGACATTTACGCGGCGGGAAGGGGCCTGCAGGCGGCTGGGGAGTGCGCGCCTCGCTCCGGCGCTCCCCTAACTCACCACACAGCCGCCCCCGGAACTGCTGGCCAAACTCCTGGATGAGATTGAAGGACTCAACGAGGAAGACGTGCTCGTCCAGCGGGGGAGACGCCATGGCGCGCAGGGAGCCCACGTCGGCGCGCTGCACCCCCACGGCGTAGATCTCGATGCCGCGGGCGCGCGCCTGCGCCGCCACCTCAGCCACGCGGTCCTGGGGCCGCCCATCCGTCACGATGACAGCGATGCGCGGCACGCGGGCCTCCGGAGGGCGCGCGCCCTCGGCCACGCTGAAGGCCACGTTCATGGCGTACTGGATCGCCAGCCCGGTCATGGTGCCCTGGGCTAGCGGCACCAGCGCGCGGATGGCGCGCTCCATATCCTCTCGGCGGGAGAAGGCGCCGAGCGGGAAGACGCTCTGCACTTGACTCGAGTACTGGATCACGCCGACGCGCGTGGCATTGGGCCCCACGTCCAGGCCGCGGAGGAGGCCCACCAGGAACTGCCGCATGGTCTCGAACTCAAAGGGGCGCACGCTGCGCGAGCTGTCAATCACGAACACCAAATCCAGGGGCCCCGTCCGACACCTGGGACCTACGAGGAGATAGATCAAGGAAGGACTTTCCGAGGTCCGCAAAACCTCATCTTGGAGGAGACCCCCAGGGAGACCCAGGGCGAAATGATGCTATCCTGGCGTTAACAGCGGCTAGCGCAGAATTAACCTAGCAAATGAGAATTAGTAGATACATTCGCCCACCCAGCATTCGCTAAGGGCCTGAGCCAGATTTCCCTAATTCTCTACCCTACAGCTCTTAGGGCTATCCCGAAGAGGCATTCTCCAtccggagggggtggggggtgggcgaAGGGGTATGGTAAACTCGACTGCCTATAGCGACCAGGCCGGCAACATAAATGAATGAGCTGTTTGGGCTAGGCTGGCGGACTCGCGTATCCCTCCTCCAGCCAAACGTTGCCATGCAGCCATGTGGACCCCAAGTTAACAgatccttggattttttttcaagagaagttCCAAGTCGGGATTTGTATGTGAAGTCTCCTGATTTTTCAATTAACTGTTAAAAATTAAACACCAAGCAGACAATTTTGCATGAGCCCAACGTTGTTACCTCTAAGCCACATCCCACAGGAAAGGAAATTGAGTAACAGAGAGGTGAAACTGTGAACTGGAACCCAGCCCCTTCATGATTTCAGagcctttgctttttctctcttcagcAGACCTAGCTGGATGCAAACTGGCAATCAGCTTTTGCTCCCTTTCCCCTATTGGTGAGGGCTGAGCCCCGCTCACCTGCAAACTGGGACAGGGTTTCCCAGGGCTGGAGGAGAAACAGCAACACGGGCAGTGGCCAGCACAGAAGGCCCCTCATGGCGCTTGGGGGACAGAGGACAGAAGTGTCAGAGCCTGGAGAGTGCAAGGAAAATAGCAAAGCAATAGTATTTACAGGACTCTTATTCTGGGAAATACAAggaattctactttttttttttttttaaatatgacatttgaaaagaaag belongs to Canis lupus familiaris isolate Mischka breed German Shepherd chromosome 24, alternate assembly UU_Cfam_GSD_1.0, whole genome shotgun sequence and includes:
- the MATN4 gene encoding matrilin-4 isoform X6, producing the protein MRGLLCWPLPVLLFLLQPWETLSQFAGPRCRTGPLDLVFVIDSSRSVRPFEFETMRQFLVGLLRGLDVGPNATRVGVIQYSSQVQSVFPLGAFSRREDMERAIRALVPLAQGTMTGLAIQYAMNVAFSVAEGARPPEARVPRIAVIVTDGRPQDRVAEVAAQARARGIEIYAVGVQRADVGSLRAMASPPLDEHVFLVESFNLIQEFGQQFRGRLCGKDLCAEGRHGCQHQCVSTPGTFRCACNPGYQLAEDNKSCLAIDLCTGGTHGCEHHCISSPGSYFCRCRAGFVLQQDQRSCRAIDHCGFGNHSCQHECVSTFGGPRCRCREGHDLLPDGRSCQARDLCNGVDHGCEFQCVSEGLSYRCLCPEGQQLQADGKSCNRCREGHVDLVLLVDGSKSVRPQNFELVKRFVNQIVDFLDVSPEGTRVGLVQFSSRVRTEFPLGRYGTAAEVKQAVLAVEYMERGTMTGLALRHMVEHSFSEAQGARPRALNVPRVGLVFTDGRSQDDISVWARRAKEEGIVMYAVGVGKAVEEELRQIASEPAELHVSYSPDFGTMTHLLENLRGSICPEEGIGAGTELRSLCECESLVEFQGRTLGALEKLTQNLAQLTARLEDLENQLATQK
- the MATN4 gene encoding matrilin-4 isoform X7; this translates as MRGLLCWPLPVLLFLLQPWETLSQFAGPRCRTGPLDLVFVIDSSRSVRPFEFETMRQFLVGLLRGLDVGPNATRVGVIQYSSQVQSVFPLGAFSRREDMERAIRALVPLAQGTMTGLAIQYAMNVAFSVAEGARPPEARVPRIAVIVTDGRPQDRVAEVAAQARARGIEIYAVGVQRADVGSLRAMASPPLDEHVFLVESFNLIQEFGQQFRGRLCGKDLCAEGRHGCQHQCVSTPGTFRCACNPGYQLAEDNKSCLAIDHCGFGNHSCQHECVSTFGGPRCRCREGHDLLPDGRSCQARDLCNGVDHGCEFQCVSEGLSYRCLCPEGQQLQADGKSCNHGCREGHVDLVLLVDGSKSVRPQNFELVKRFVNQIVDFLDVSPEGTRVGLVQFSSRVRTEFPLGRYGTAAEVKQAVLAVEYMERGTMTGLALRHMVEHSFSEAQGARPRALNVPRVGLVFTDGRSQDDISVWARRAKEEGIVMYAVGVGKAVEEELRQIASEPAELHVSYSPDFGTMTHLLENLRGSICPEEGIGAGTELRSLCECESLVEFQGRTLGALEKLTQNLAQLTARLEDLENQLATQK
- the MATN4 gene encoding matrilin-4 isoform X4, encoding MRGLLCWPLPVLLFLLQPWETLSQFAGPRCRTGPLDLVFVIDSSRSVRPFEFETMRQFLVGLLRGLDVGPNATRVGVIQYSSQVQSVFPLGAFSRREDMERAIRALVPLAQGTMTGLAIQYAMNVAFSVAEGARPPEARVPRIAVIVTDGRPQDRVAEVAAQARARGIEIYAVGVQRADVGSLRAMASPPLDEHVFLVESFNLIQEFGQQFRGRLCGKDLCAEGRHGCQHQCVSTPGTFRCACNPGYQLAEDNKSCLAIDLCTGGTHGCEHHCISSPGSYFCRCRAGFVLQQDQRSCRAIDHCGFGNHSCQHECVSTFGGPRCRCREGHDLLPDGRSCQARDLCNGVDHGCEFQCVSEGLSYRCLCPEGQQLQADGKSCNHGCREGHVDLVLLVDGSKSVRPQNFELVKRFVNQIVDFLDVSPEGTRVGLVQFSSRVRTEFPLGRYGTAAEVKQAVLAVEYMERGTMTGLALRHMVEHSFSEAQGARPRALNVPRVGLVFTDGRSQDDISVWARRAKEEGIVMYAVGVGKAVEEELRQIASEPAELHVSYSPDFGTMTHLLENLRGSICPEEGIGAGTELRSLCECESLVEFQGRTLGALEKLTQNLAQLTARLEDLENQLATQK